A part of Citrifermentans bremense genomic DNA contains:
- a CDS encoding ABC transporter permease subunit (The N-terminal region of this protein, as described by TIGR01726, is a three transmembrane segment that identifies a subfamily of ABC transporter permease subunits, which specificities that include histidine, arginine, glutamine, glutamate, L-cystine (sic), the opines (in Agrobacterium) octopine and nopaline, etc.), protein MRLFPGRISKKTILLFSCVFLLLVQACYAVDYDQIFSDANDAMGSGDLPAAIAILQKVKLDKSDDSGAFVRSRMQIARLQFALKDMKAASASAQEVLAVYPDNSEALNFLESVKKEQKPRYQVFIEDCLRFLPQLLKGAVMTITLVVCIIVISPLGGLLIALGRISPFKPVSGLCWFFIWLFRGTPLLLQLFFIYYGLPSLGITFKPFTAAILGLGLNYSAYLGEIIRGGIQSIEHGQMEAAKAIGMSYWQAMRRVIIPQTYKRLMPPIGNEFIALIKDTALVSTIAMVELMRSADQMFNAYFNVTALILAAIIYLLFTTIFTFIFEKIEIRAGIYENR, encoded by the coding sequence ATGAGACTTTTCCCCGGCAGGATCTCTAAAAAAACGATCCTGCTTTTTTCATGCGTGTTTCTCCTCCTGGTCCAGGCCTGCTACGCCGTGGACTACGACCAGATCTTTAGTGACGCCAACGATGCGATGGGAAGTGGAGATCTTCCAGCAGCCATCGCCATCCTGCAGAAGGTCAAGCTGGACAAAAGTGACGACAGCGGCGCCTTCGTCAGGAGCCGGATGCAGATAGCGAGGCTTCAGTTCGCTCTCAAGGATATGAAGGCCGCCAGCGCCAGCGCCCAGGAGGTTCTCGCCGTCTACCCGGACAACAGCGAGGCGCTCAACTTCCTGGAGTCGGTCAAGAAGGAGCAGAAGCCGCGGTACCAAGTATTCATCGAGGACTGCCTTCGCTTCCTGCCGCAACTCTTGAAGGGGGCGGTGATGACGATCACGCTGGTCGTTTGCATCATCGTGATATCCCCCCTGGGAGGCCTGTTGATCGCTTTGGGGCGCATCAGCCCCTTCAAGCCGGTCTCCGGACTCTGCTGGTTCTTCATCTGGCTCTTCCGTGGCACACCGCTTCTGCTGCAGCTCTTCTTCATCTACTACGGCCTTCCGTCTCTCGGCATCACCTTCAAACCCTTCACAGCCGCCATCCTGGGCCTGGGCCTCAACTACTCCGCTTATCTGGGAGAGATCATCCGCGGCGGCATCCAGAGCATCGAGCACGGACAGATGGAAGCCGCCAAGGCCATCGGCATGAGCTACTGGCAGGCGATGCGCCGGGTAATCATTCCGCAGACCTACAAGCGGCTCATGCCCCCCATAGGCAACGAGTTCATAGCGCTCATCAAGGACACCGCGCTGGTCTCCACCATCGCCATGGTGGAACTGATGCGCTCCGCCGACCAGATGTTCAACGCTTATTTCAACGTGACCGCGCTGATTCTGGCCGCGATCATCTACCTCCTCTTCACCACCATCTTCACCTTCATTTTCGAGAAGATCGAAATCAGGGCCGGCATCTATGAAAACCGCTAA
- a CDS encoding AAA family ATPase, translated as MCKKIFIAATGQHCGKTTISLSLLHLAKKKYARVGFIKPIGPKVFMLDGVEMDMDAALIASVYGMEADRALMSPVVLGKGYTKRYLSGEISPEAPLESIKKACRELEAKNDFLIIEGSGHGGVGSVVGVNNAQIARTLDAPVIMVASGGIGCVIDSVQLNLSLFQQQGAEVKLVLVNKLLPNKREETLAFLRSFFESRQQQVAGAFDYSRTLANPTLLDLSKLLKLPLQGDQQGKNRIIHNIQLGAASSQRVIDTLKDSTLLITTSSRDELIVTTSALYNIPAYRQKLAGLVIPGIAPISAISQKILDDSNIPYIRTLQNTAEVFITLSEHVSKITADDEEKINLIKSTAESVFDFDVIDAMSR; from the coding sequence ATGTGCAAGAAGATATTCATAGCGGCGACAGGGCAGCACTGCGGCAAGACGACCATCAGCCTGTCCTTGCTGCACCTGGCCAAGAAGAAATACGCCCGCGTCGGCTTCATCAAGCCGATCGGCCCCAAGGTCTTCATGCTGGACGGGGTGGAGATGGACATGGATGCGGCGCTGATCGCCTCTGTGTACGGGATGGAAGCTGACCGGGCGCTGATGTCGCCCGTGGTGCTGGGCAAGGGTTACACGAAAAGGTACCTTTCAGGCGAGATCAGCCCTGAGGCGCCGCTGGAAAGCATAAAAAAAGCGTGCCGCGAGCTTGAGGCCAAGAACGACTTCCTGATCATCGAAGGTTCAGGGCACGGCGGCGTGGGCTCGGTGGTCGGCGTTAACAACGCACAGATCGCCCGCACCCTCGACGCACCGGTCATCATGGTGGCAAGCGGCGGGATAGGATGCGTGATCGACTCGGTCCAGCTGAACCTCTCGCTGTTCCAGCAGCAGGGAGCCGAGGTCAAGCTGGTCCTGGTGAACAAGCTTTTACCGAACAAGCGGGAAGAGACACTCGCTTTCCTGCGCAGCTTCTTCGAGAGCCGCCAGCAGCAGGTAGCGGGAGCCTTCGACTACTCCCGCACCCTGGCGAACCCGACCCTCCTCGACCTCTCCAAGCTGCTGAAACTGCCACTCCAGGGGGACCAGCAAGGGAAGAACCGGATCATCCACAACATCCAGCTCGGCGCAGCATCCTCCCAGCGCGTCATCGACACACTGAAGGATTCGACGCTACTGATCACCACCAGTTCCCGCGACGAACTGATAGTCACCACGTCGGCACTGTACAATATCCCGGCCTACCGGCAAAAACTGGCCGGACTGGTGATCCCGGGGATCGCCCCCATCTCCGCCATCAGCCAGAAGATCCTGGACGACAGCAACATCCCTTACATCAGAACACTGCAGAACACGGCGGAGGTTTTCATAACCCTCTCCGAGCACGTCTCGAAAATAACCGCGGACGACGAGGAGAAGATCAACCTGATCAAGTCCACAGCCGAAAGTGTCTTCGACTTCGACGTCATCGATGCGATGAGCCGCTAA
- a CDS encoding BCAM0308 family protein produces MPRGARITMEEKGQMAVRSLEPYLPKGGLKDGTVCKGCGIVYRSKRWQIETIPGAHTGEVLCPACQRIQGEDPAGVVTLSGPYLAQHREEILNSIKQQESKHREKNPLGRIMEIKEENGQITLTTTEDKLAQKIGREIYKSQRGELHYQWSHDQHMVRVEWKR; encoded by the coding sequence ATGCCACGAGGTGCCAGAATTACCATGGAGGAAAAGGGACAAATGGCGGTCCGGAGCCTGGAGCCTTACCTGCCCAAGGGCGGTCTCAAGGATGGAACCGTATGCAAGGGGTGCGGCATAGTCTACCGCAGCAAGAGATGGCAGATTGAAACCATACCCGGTGCACATACCGGCGAGGTGTTGTGCCCCGCCTGCCAGCGCATCCAGGGGGAGGACCCGGCGGGGGTGGTGACGCTGTCCGGCCCTTACCTGGCGCAGCACAGGGAGGAGATACTTAACAGTATCAAGCAGCAGGAGTCCAAGCATCGCGAGAAGAACCCGCTGGGGCGCATCATGGAGATAAAAGAGGAGAACGGCCAGATCACCTTAACCACGACCGAGGACAAGCTGGCCCAAAAGATAGGACGGGAAATCTATAAATCGCAAAGAGGCGAGTTGCACTACCAGTGGAGCCACGACCAGCACATGGTCAGGGTGGAGTGGAAGCGTTAG
- a CDS encoding amino acid ABC transporter ATP-binding protein → MKTANQPLLSLKGITKRFGALTAVNGVDLDVCPGEIVVIIGPSGSGKSTLLRSVNFLEEIEEGTITFEGNEIGYVKSKHGRRHLDAPAKICELRSEIGMVFQHFNLFPHMTVLGNVMEGPLTVQKKSPQAAREIALDMLAKVGLSDKRDVYPATLSGGQKQRVAIARALAMRPKLMLFDEPTSALDPELIGEVFDTIRSLGKEGMTMIIVTHQMGFAKEMADRVIFMEKGSFVAQGTPEDFFSNQMEHERIQSFLNRIM, encoded by the coding sequence ATGAAAACCGCTAACCAACCGCTTTTAAGCCTCAAAGGGATCACCAAGCGTTTCGGCGCGCTGACCGCGGTCAACGGCGTTGACCTCGACGTCTGCCCGGGTGAAATCGTGGTGATCATAGGCCCTTCCGGGTCGGGAAAGTCGACGTTGCTGCGCTCGGTGAACTTCCTCGAGGAGATAGAGGAAGGGACCATAACCTTCGAGGGGAACGAGATCGGCTATGTGAAGAGCAAGCACGGGCGACGCCACCTGGACGCTCCAGCGAAAATCTGCGAGCTTCGCTCCGAGATCGGCATGGTGTTCCAGCACTTCAACCTCTTCCCGCACATGACCGTCCTCGGCAACGTGATGGAGGGGCCGCTCACCGTGCAGAAGAAGTCCCCCCAAGCTGCCCGAGAGATTGCGCTGGACATGCTGGCGAAGGTGGGGCTATCCGACAAGCGCGATGTCTACCCGGCGACCCTGTCGGGGGGGCAGAAGCAGCGCGTCGCCATAGCGCGGGCGCTGGCCATGCGGCCCAAGCTGATGCTATTCGACGAGCCCACTTCTGCCCTCGACCCTGAGCTGATCGGCGAGGTGTTCGACACCATACGGTCGCTGGGCAAGGAGGGAATGACCATGATCATCGTCACCCATCAGATGGGGTTTGCCAAAGAGATGGCAGACAGGGTCATCTTCATGGAGAAGGGATCCTTCGTAGCCCAGGGGACCCCCGAGGACTTCTTCAGCAATCAGATGGAACACGAAAGGATCCAGTCCTTTCTCAACCGTATCATGTGA
- a CDS encoding amino acid ABC transporter substrate-binding protein: MKKILAILSSLLLLTLTVSAFAADGSFKRVKKEGTLTIGLDDAFPPMGYRNDKGQLVGFDIDAAEEVGKRLGIKIKWQPTAWDGVMHALNSKKFDCIWNGMTITEDRKKEVAFTKPYKMDGQVAVVRFGEKKFKKLADLKGAKVGVQKGSSAVEAVKKLPAAPSEVREYEDNPKALLDLESKRLDTVVIDDATGRDFISKRPGKFQIIPGNITKEPFGVAFRKEDVELRQAVQKTLDGMVKDGTMAKISKKWFGEDITNPKKWK; encoded by the coding sequence GTGAAAAAGATCTTGGCAATCCTCTCCTCCTTGCTGTTACTCACGCTGACCGTTTCGGCTTTTGCTGCCGACGGATCATTCAAAAGGGTTAAAAAAGAGGGCACCCTCACCATCGGTCTGGACGATGCCTTCCCTCCCATGGGATACCGTAACGACAAAGGACAGCTGGTCGGTTTCGACATCGACGCCGCGGAAGAGGTAGGCAAACGCCTGGGCATAAAGATCAAATGGCAGCCGACCGCCTGGGACGGCGTCATGCACGCGCTCAACTCCAAGAAGTTCGACTGCATCTGGAACGGGATGACCATCACCGAAGACCGCAAGAAGGAAGTGGCCTTCACCAAGCCCTACAAGATGGACGGTCAGGTGGCGGTAGTGCGCTTCGGCGAGAAGAAGTTCAAGAAGCTCGCAGACCTGAAGGGGGCCAAGGTAGGGGTTCAGAAAGGTTCGTCCGCCGTGGAAGCCGTCAAGAAACTCCCGGCAGCCCCTTCCGAAGTGCGTGAGTACGAGGACAACCCCAAGGCACTGCTGGATCTCGAGTCCAAGCGTCTTGACACGGTCGTCATCGACGACGCCACCGGCCGCGACTTCATCTCCAAGCGCCCCGGCAAGTTCCAGATCATCCCCGGCAACATCACCAAGGAGCCGTTCGGCGTCGCCTTCCGCAAGGAGGACGTAGAGCTGCGCCAGGCGGTGCAGAAGACCCTGGACGGCATGGTGAAGGACGGAACCATGGCCAAGATCTCTAAGAAATGGTTCGGCGAGGACATCACCAACCCGAAGAAGTGGAAATAG
- a CDS encoding DUF3820 family protein, with the protein MEDLVPDRRHLLRLANTTMPYGKYRGTLLVDLPEPYLVWMRQKGFPEGELGSMLQCIYEVKVNGLEYLFDPLRRR; encoded by the coding sequence TTGGAGGATCTGGTCCCTGACCGCAGGCACCTGCTCCGGTTGGCGAATACCACCATGCCCTACGGGAAGTACCGGGGAACCCTCCTGGTGGATCTCCCGGAGCCTTACCTGGTGTGGATGCGCCAAAAGGGCTTCCCCGAAGGGGAGCTTGGCAGCATGCTGCAGTGCATCTACGAGGTGAAGGTGAACGGGCTGGAATATCTTTTCGACCCGCTGCGCAGGCGATAA
- a CDS encoding RluA family pseudouridine synthase — MLTYQIDAKDHGRRMDSFMRNLLPTAQFSYLKKLLSSGHVKVNGSPVEAAQLLKFADQVTLKESSKTAAFLARITPDLDILFEDSWIISLNKAPGLSVHRTEDPDEVNLVDLAETLLQKRDGVGRLRPVNRLDKGTSGAIILAKNAVAAGMFGKMIQEEGLGKLYLALVEGKLQKQGVIDAPLDGKESQTSYLRLFHGGGVSLLAVYPITGRMHQIRQHFRMIGHPILGDKRYGGRALTGFTGHALHSYKTTLVHPATGEEVNIPAPLPEQLMRLLSRYGAVSEKTLLDTLDQLPASGPLPA, encoded by the coding sequence ATGTTAACCTACCAGATAGACGCCAAAGACCACGGCAGGCGCATGGACAGCTTCATGCGCAACCTGCTGCCGACCGCCCAGTTTTCCTACCTCAAGAAGCTGCTCAGCTCCGGGCACGTGAAGGTGAACGGCTCTCCCGTCGAAGCGGCGCAGCTGCTCAAGTTCGCCGACCAGGTCACGCTGAAGGAGAGCTCCAAGACCGCCGCGTTCCTCGCGCGCATCACCCCGGATCTGGACATCCTATTCGAGGACAGCTGGATCATCTCGCTGAACAAGGCGCCGGGGCTATCGGTGCACCGCACCGAAGACCCGGACGAGGTGAACCTGGTGGACCTCGCCGAGACGCTGCTGCAAAAGCGCGACGGCGTGGGGAGGCTCAGGCCGGTGAACCGTCTGGACAAGGGGACTTCGGGAGCCATCATTCTCGCCAAGAACGCTGTGGCCGCCGGGATGTTCGGCAAGATGATCCAGGAAGAAGGGCTCGGCAAGCTCTACCTGGCGCTGGTCGAGGGAAAGCTTCAGAAGCAGGGGGTGATCGATGCGCCTTTGGATGGGAAAGAATCGCAGACCAGTTACCTGAGGCTCTTTCACGGGGGGGGTGTTTCGCTGCTGGCGGTCTACCCGATCACCGGGCGCATGCATCAGATCAGGCAGCATTTCAGGATGATCGGTCACCCGATCCTGGGGGACAAGCGCTACGGCGGGAGGGCCTTGACCGGTTTCACGGGGCACGCCCTGCATTCCTATAAGACGACGCTGGTGCATCCGGCAACCGGCGAAGAGGTGAACATCCCCGCCCCGCTTCCGGAGCAGTTGATGCGGCTTTTGTCGCGTTACGGCGCGGTAAGCGAAAAGACCCTGCTCGACACCCTGGACCAGCTGCCGGCCTCTGGCCCCCTACCCGCCTAG
- a CDS encoding protein-L-isoaspartate(D-aspartate) O-methyltransferase — protein sequence MTVDPRRAMEARKERMLSEHLAARGIRDAAVMKAMREVPREAFLPSGMELFAYDDGPLPIAEGQTISQPYIVAYMIEALELLGGERVLEIGTGSGYAAAVLSRCAARVYTVERIPFLAAGARARLEELGYDNVTVHLGDGTLGWEEHAPYDAIVVTAGAPEVPRELLDQLAPLGRLVIPVGPTQHLQELVRVRRTREGKIRQEQLCPVRFVPLIGEHGW from the coding sequence ATGACAGTCGACCCGAGAAGAGCGATGGAGGCGAGGAAGGAGCGGATGCTGAGCGAGCACCTAGCCGCCCGGGGAATCCGTGACGCCGCCGTGATGAAGGCTATGCGGGAGGTTCCCAGGGAGGCGTTTCTCCCTTCGGGCATGGAACTCTTCGCCTACGACGACGGCCCGCTTCCCATCGCCGAGGGGCAGACCATCTCCCAGCCCTATATCGTCGCCTACATGATCGAGGCGCTCGAGTTGCTCGGCGGGGAGCGGGTGCTGGAGATCGGCACAGGCTCCGGGTATGCCGCGGCGGTCCTAAGCCGCTGCGCAGCCCGGGTCTACACGGTGGAGCGCATCCCCTTCCTGGCGGCGGGGGCGCGAGCCCGGCTCGAAGAACTCGGCTATGACAACGTGACGGTCCATCTCGGCGACGGCACCCTGGGGTGGGAGGAACACGCGCCGTACGACGCCATCGTGGTCACCGCGGGGGCGCCGGAGGTGCCGCGCGAGTTGCTGGACCAGTTGGCGCCCCTGGGGAGGCTGGTGATCCCGGTCGGCCCCACCCAGCACCTGCAGGAATTGGTGAGGGTGCGCCGGACGCGTGAGGGGAAAATCCGCCAGGAGCAACTCTGCCCGGTCCGCTTCGTGCCGCTGATCGGCGAGCACGGCTGGTGA
- a CDS encoding transcriptional regulator encodes MPPDRRETLRHEIVSLLSGENMTAREISGQVGIGEKEVLEHLEHIKAALRSRLVVTPPCCLECGFSFRKRDRLGKPGRCPVCRSERIVDPSYTVE; translated from the coding sequence GTGCCTCCGGACCGGCGCGAGACGCTGCGCCACGAGATCGTTTCGCTGCTGTCCGGTGAAAACATGACGGCCAGGGAGATTTCGGGGCAGGTAGGGATTGGCGAGAAAGAGGTGCTGGAGCACCTGGAGCACATAAAGGCCGCACTCCGCAGCAGGCTGGTGGTGACACCTCCTTGCTGCCTGGAGTGCGGTTTTTCTTTCCGGAAACGGGATCGCCTGGGAAAACCAGGGCGCTGCCCGGTATGCCGCAGCGAACGTATCGTCGACCCATCCTACACTGTCGAGTAG
- a CDS encoding RtcB family protein — MNVPAALKRITDQVWELPVSYKEGMLVPARIFASEKLIREMDAGVFEQVSNVATLPGIQRYAYCMPDGHWGYGFPIGGVAAMDPGSGVISPGGIGFDINCGMRLVLTNLTAEQVLPKLHQLVDRLFARIPTGVGCHGFVKLKPDDFRSLVQQGSRWCLKNGFATQHDLEMTEEEGCFSGADASHVSDKAVERGYNQLGTLGSGNHYCEVQVVKPENVMDAELAAAFGLTTVPNQVVVMFHCGSRGFGHQVATDYLKLFLSVMGRKYGIKIVDRELACAPFQSPEGQAYFSAMKCAVNMAFANRQVILHRIREVFSDMFHASPDELGLRMVYDVAHNTAKLERHEINGTRKELLVHRKGSTRAFGPGAAGLPSCYAKTGQPVIIGGSMETGSYLLAGMQTGADAFFTTAHGSGRTMSRHEAKKTFRGDKLQREMEARGIYVRTDSFGGLAEEAGPAYKNIDEVVEATELAGLSKRVARLVPIGNIKG, encoded by the coding sequence ATGAACGTGCCGGCGGCGCTGAAACGGATAACAGACCAGGTGTGGGAACTTCCGGTGAGCTACAAGGAGGGGATGCTGGTCCCGGCCCGCATCTTCGCCTCGGAGAAGTTGATCCGGGAGATGGATGCGGGCGTTTTCGAGCAGGTGAGCAACGTCGCCACCCTCCCCGGCATCCAGAGATACGCCTACTGCATGCCCGACGGTCACTGGGGCTACGGTTTCCCCATTGGTGGAGTAGCCGCCATGGATCCGGGGAGCGGCGTGATCTCGCCGGGGGGGATCGGCTTCGACATCAACTGCGGCATGCGGCTGGTATTGACCAACCTGACTGCCGAGCAGGTCCTTCCCAAGTTGCATCAGCTTGTCGATCGTCTCTTCGCGAGAATTCCCACCGGCGTCGGCTGCCATGGGTTCGTGAAGCTGAAGCCTGACGATTTCCGCTCCTTAGTGCAGCAGGGTTCGCGCTGGTGCTTGAAAAACGGCTTCGCCACCCAGCATGACCTGGAGATGACCGAGGAGGAAGGCTGCTTTTCCGGCGCCGACGCATCGCACGTAAGCGACAAGGCGGTAGAGCGCGGCTACAACCAGCTCGGCACACTGGGAAGCGGCAACCACTACTGCGAGGTACAGGTGGTCAAGCCCGAGAACGTCATGGATGCGGAGCTCGCCGCCGCCTTCGGGCTCACCACGGTGCCGAACCAGGTGGTGGTCATGTTCCATTGTGGCAGCAGGGGCTTCGGTCACCAGGTGGCCACGGACTACCTGAAGCTGTTCCTCTCGGTCATGGGGCGCAAGTACGGCATCAAGATCGTCGACCGCGAGCTTGCCTGCGCCCCTTTTCAGTCGCCCGAGGGTCAAGCGTACTTCAGCGCGATGAAGTGTGCGGTCAACATGGCCTTTGCCAACCGGCAGGTGATCCTGCACCGGATCAGAGAGGTGTTCTCCGATATGTTCCACGCCTCGCCCGACGAGCTCGGGCTGCGCATGGTGTACGACGTCGCGCACAACACGGCAAAGCTGGAAAGACACGAGATAAACGGGACGAGGAAGGAACTCCTGGTGCACCGCAAGGGATCGACCCGCGCCTTCGGCCCTGGCGCGGCGGGGCTACCCTCCTGTTATGCCAAGACCGGTCAACCCGTCATCATAGGGGGGAGCATGGAGACCGGCTCCTATCTGCTGGCGGGGATGCAAACAGGCGCCGACGCCTTCTTCACCACCGCCCACGGCAGCGGCAGGACCATGAGCAGGCACGAGGCGAAGAAAACCTTCAGGGGCGACAAGCTGCAGCGCGAAATGGAGGCGCGGGGGATCTACGTCCGCACCGATTCGTTCGGCGGCTTGGCCGAGGAGGCGGGCCCCGCTTACAAGAACATAGACGAGGTCGTGGAAGCGACCGAGCTTGCGGGGTTGAGCAAGAGGGTCGCGCGCCTGGTTCCCATCGGCAACATCAAGGGGTGA
- a CDS encoding archease, translating to MPYQYRGDIAHADVAFDAWAETLEELFRDAARATMQVMAENLDGIRLTQTVEVKLTQEDEEMLLFDFLNELIFYKDAKRLLLIPAELTISRSDSGVELRGTLQGEEIDPARHEMSTDVKAVTMLRYAVRKTSEGWHATVVLDV from the coding sequence ATGCCGTACCAATATCGCGGTGACATAGCCCATGCCGACGTCGCTTTCGACGCTTGGGCTGAAACGCTCGAAGAGCTCTTCCGGGACGCGGCGCGGGCAACCATGCAGGTGATGGCGGAAAACCTGGATGGCATCAGGCTGACGCAGACGGTGGAAGTCAAGCTCACCCAGGAAGACGAGGAGATGCTGCTGTTCGACTTCCTGAACGAGCTGATCTTCTACAAGGACGCCAAAAGGCTGCTCCTTATTCCTGCCGAGTTGACCATCTCTCGGAGCGATAGCGGCGTGGAACTGCGCGGCACGCTGCAGGGCGAGGAGATAGACCCGGCGAGACACGAAATGAGCACCGACGTAAAGGCTGTGACGATGCTGAGATACGCCGTGAGAAAGACCAGCGAAGGCTGGCATGCGACGGTGGTTCTGGACGTCTAA
- a CDS encoding GSU3473 family protein has protein sequence MAITGGNSMGVLVCYDDFTYDVVTDFHLDYLVSTGSIVGFDRSEKWVKQEEAIPVPPPATATKAEHSA, from the coding sequence ATGGCTATAACAGGGGGAAACAGCATGGGCGTCTTGGTCTGCTACGACGACTTCACCTACGATGTGGTCACCGACTTTCATCTCGACTACCTGGTATCCACCGGATCCATTGTCGGATTCGACCGTTCAGAAAAATGGGTCAAGCAGGAAGAGGCAATACCAGTGCCCCCTCCGGCCACAGCGACCAAGGCTGAGCACTCGGCTTAA
- a CDS encoding BON domain-containing protein → MIREDEVIGTIRAALEREPRVNLHNHPIELSYADGVVTISGEVGGIAAKKIALEIAAKPSPVSGIVDRLRVEPSEPMEDGAIRDHVCNALTSEPAFRSYSVRALVKQALEPVRSVQEERCFEVEVNDGVVVLNGVAESISHKRLAGVLAWWVPGSRDVVNGIDLFSNAEEQDEELVDLIRIVLEKDPLVNASQISVHSRDGVVTLEGTVPTPNNKRAAESDVWYVLGVNDVVNKLVLTGL, encoded by the coding sequence ATGATAAGAGAGGACGAGGTCATCGGCACCATCCGCGCCGCATTGGAGCGCGAACCGAGGGTGAACCTGCACAACCATCCCATTGAACTGAGCTATGCCGATGGCGTGGTGACCATCTCAGGTGAGGTCGGCGGGATCGCCGCCAAGAAGATCGCGCTGGAGATAGCCGCGAAGCCTTCCCCCGTATCCGGGATAGTGGACCGGCTGCGGGTTGAGCCTTCGGAACCGATGGAGGACGGCGCCATTCGCGACCATGTCTGCAACGCCCTCACCAGCGAGCCTGCCTTCAGGTCCTATTCGGTCCGGGCGCTGGTAAAACAGGCGCTGGAGCCGGTGCGGTCGGTGCAGGAGGAGCGTTGCTTCGAGGTGGAGGTAAATGACGGCGTGGTGGTGCTAAACGGCGTCGCCGAGAGCATCTCCCACAAGCGCTTGGCGGGGGTCCTCGCCTGGTGGGTTCCCGGCAGCCGCGACGTGGTGAACGGAATAGACCTCTTCTCCAATGCCGAGGAGCAGGATGAAGAGCTGGTCGACTTGATCCGGATCGTGCTCGAGAAGGACCCGCTGGTGAACGCCTCCCAGATTTCGGTTCACAGCCGGGACGGTGTGGTCACCCTGGAGGGGACGGTGCCGACCCCGAACAACAAGAGGGCGGCGGAGTCGGACGTGTGGTACGTGTTGGGTGTGAACGATGTGGTCAATAAGCTGGTGCTGACTGGGCTATGA
- the rpsA gene encoding 30S ribosomal protein S1: MDNENRDEMETEEESFADLFERSQKDAGRLEPGSKVEATVLKITKDWVFLDTGRKGEGVLDIKELTDAEGNVSVKVGDKVTAWFISSRNNEMRFTTKIGAASGQSAGNAQLEEAYAAGIPVEGTVEKEVKGGFEVKVAGSRAFCPFSQIALRRVEDTASFIGKQISFKIVEYAENGRNIVVSHRALLEEELQQQKDALKETLKVGDRVKGTVTSLRDFGAFVSIGVVEGLLPVSEVAWARVNHVSDVLSVGQEVEVVVKGIDWEKNRISFSLKDTLADPWEEAASAFPEGSYQNGKVARLTPFGAFVTLGSGVDGLIHISKLGAGKRIQHPREVLAEGQEVEVKVEGVDREQRRISLSLASVSRAEQEQAETMDAYKKTVSEAPKGMGTLGDLLKAKLKG, encoded by the coding sequence ATGGATAACGAAAACAGGGATGAGATGGAGACGGAAGAGGAAAGCTTTGCCGACTTGTTCGAGCGCAGCCAGAAGGATGCAGGGCGCCTCGAGCCGGGCTCCAAGGTTGAGGCGACTGTCCTCAAGATCACCAAGGACTGGGTCTTCCTGGACACCGGTCGCAAGGGCGAAGGGGTCCTGGACATAAAGGAACTGACCGATGCCGAAGGCAACGTGAGCGTCAAGGTCGGCGACAAGGTCACCGCCTGGTTCATCTCGTCGCGCAACAACGAAATGCGCTTCACCACCAAGATCGGGGCAGCAAGCGGCCAGTCCGCCGGCAACGCGCAGCTCGAAGAGGCCTACGCAGCTGGCATCCCGGTCGAAGGCACCGTGGAGAAAGAGGTCAAAGGCGGCTTCGAGGTGAAGGTCGCAGGTTCGCGCGCCTTCTGCCCGTTCTCGCAGATCGCTCTGAGAAGGGTCGAGGATACCGCTTCCTTCATCGGGAAGCAGATCTCCTTCAAGATCGTGGAGTACGCGGAAAACGGCCGCAATATAGTTGTCTCGCACCGTGCATTGCTGGAAGAAGAACTGCAACAGCAAAAGGATGCCTTGAAAGAGACCCTGAAGGTAGGCGATCGCGTCAAGGGGACCGTAACCTCACTGCGCGATTTCGGCGCCTTCGTCTCCATCGGGGTAGTGGAGGGGCTGCTGCCGGTTTCTGAGGTGGCCTGGGCCCGGGTGAATCACGTAAGCGACGTGTTGTCGGTCGGGCAGGAAGTGGAAGTCGTGGTGAAGGGGATTGACTGGGAGAAGAACCGCATCTCGTTCTCCCTCAAGGACACCCTGGCCGACCCCTGGGAAGAAGCGGCGAGCGCCTTCCCGGAAGGGTCCTACCAGAACGGCAAGGTGGCACGTCTCACCCCGTTCGGCGCCTTCGTCACGCTGGGAAGCGGCGTCGACGGCCTGATCCACATCTCCAAGCTCGGCGCCGGCAAGAGGATCCAGCACCCGCGCGAGGTCCTCGCCGAAGGGCAGGAAGTCGAGGTGAAGGTTGAAGGGGTGGACCGCGAGCAGAGAAGGATCTCGCTGTCGCTTGCCTCGGTGAGCCGTGCCGAGCAGGAGCAAGCCGAGACCATGGACGCCTACAAAAAGACCGTCTCCGAAGCACCGAAGGGGATGGGTACCCTGGGCGACCTGCTGAAGGCAAAACTCAAGGGGTAA